CTCACTGCCGACTGCCCACCAACGATCAACCGCCACTGACCACAATCCCCGGGAGGCGTGGAATGACGGAAACATCTCAAAGCCAAGACAAGCGAAAGATTTTGCGAGAGACCGCGAAGGGATTGGGAGTCTTGTTGCTCCTGGTTCTCATGATGATGTGGCTGGCTGGAGCCTTTATCGACAAGGTGGAGCCCGGCGCTCCGGCGGCGAAGCCTCAGCCCGGCGCATGGAAGACGGAAAAAGTCCGGAAGCGGGATTTCCCTCTCATTATCGACCAGGTCGGCACGGTCAGAGCCCACACGTTGGCGCAGGTTTCCAGCCGCATCATGGCGCAGGTGAAAGAAATCCTGGTTCGTGAAGGCGATGTGGTGGTGGGGTCCGATGCCGGGGGGAGTGTCTCCGGCGGCAAGAAGACGGCGGATAAAACAATCTCCAAAGCGGCGTTGCAGTCTTCGAAGGGGGGGGCCGCGGATAGCGGGTCGGGCACGGTCCTGGCGCGGTTGGACGATGGCGAAATCCTGGCCCGTCTGCGTCAGGCGGAGGCCCAGATAGCGGCCATGGAAAAAGCGATGGAGGTGGGCAAATCGAAACTGACGGCAGCCCGGGCCCAGGTGAATTCGGCACAGGCCAACAGGGACAATGTGCTGGCGGATTTCAAACGGTATCAGGACCTCTACCGCAATCAGGCGGCCACCGGGCAGCAATTGGACCATGCCAAAGCCCAAAAGGATATGGCCGAAGCGCAGCTTCAGGCTCATGAACAGGAAGTGCGGGCGGCCCAGGGGGAAATAGAAGGCACGGAGGCCCGGAAAAAGCAGGCCGAGGCCGCCGCGGCGGAGGCCCGCGTTTTGCTCGGCTACACTCTCATTCGAGCTCCCTTTACGGGCAAAGTCATCAAAAAAACGGTGGATGTCGGGGATATGGCTTCTCCCGGCCAGACGCTTTTCATCGTGGAGGGAGAATCCCGGCCCGAGATCCATGCGAATCTCTCCGAATCTCTTCTTCCCCAGTTGAAGGTGGGGGAAGCAATGGAGGTGCATGTGGATGCCCTGAAGCGGACGTTCCAGGGGAATCTTCGCGAGATCGTACCCATGTCCGATCCTTCCACGCGCACGGTCCTGGTGAAAGTGAGCCTTCCCGACGATCCCGGTCTCGTGAATGGACTCTTCGGCCGGCTCCGGGTGCCTTACGGAAGATACGAAAGCCTGGTGGTTCCCATGGAAGCCGTTCGCGAGGTGGGGCAGCTGGTCCTGGTGGAAGTGGTGGATTCCGAAGGGTATGCGCAGAGGCGGTTCGTGACGCTGGGCCGGCGTCACGAGGGAGTCGTGGAAGTCCTCTCGGGGCTGAAGGAAAATGAGGAGGTCATCGTCCCATGAGTGAAACGCACGCCTCTTCCCACCACTGGATGAACCGCATCGTCGAGGCTTTTCTGGGAGGCAATCTTTCGGTCCTGCTCATCCTCATCAGCCTCATAGCGGGTGTGGCCGCTCTTGCCATAACTCCCAGGGAGGAGGACCCCCAGATCGTTGTTCCTATCGCGGACGTTCTCATCAGCATGCCGGGAGCTTCCGCCCGGGAAGTGGAACGCCAGGTGGCGACGCGGCTGGAAAAGCTCCTTTACCAGATCGATGGCGTGGAATATGTCTACTCGACGAGCTTTCCTTCCCAGGCCATCGTGACCGTGCGTTTTTATGTGGGGGAGGACCGAGAAAGAAGCTGGGTGAAGCTCCATAACAAGATCCAGGGCAACATCGACCAGGTGCCGCCCGGGGTTGCCGGTTGGGTGGTCAAGCCCGTTGAAATCGACGATGTTCCCATCACAAACCTTACCCTCTACAGCGACCGCTACGACGATTATGCCCTCCGCCGCATGGCCGAGGAACTGGAGATCCGGTTGCAGGGAGTCAAAAACGCAGGGCGCACCTATGTGGTGGGCGGAAGACCCCGGGAAATCACCGTTCATCTTTCCTCCCAGCTCATGGCGGGGCGGGGGGTCTCCCTTCAGGATATTCAGCGAGTGCTCCAGGCGGCAAATGCCACCCTGCCCGCGGGGAACCTGGTGCGTGACGATGAGGAAATCCGGCTCGATGCCGGGCGTTTTCTCACGAGTGCGGAGGACGTGGGAAACCTCATAGTGGGAGTGCGGGAAATGCGGCCCGTCCTGCTCAGGGAAGTGGCCGCCATCCAGGACGGTCCCGCGGAGGCCCGGACCTACACCCGCATCGCCTTGGGAGAAAAGGCCTATTCGGATATCGATCCGGCCGCGAAAGGAGAGGACGCATTCCCTGAACACATCGAGCGGTACCGGGACTATCCCGCCGTGACCGTTGCGGTGGCAAAACGCAAGGGAACG
This region of Desulforhabdus amnigena genomic DNA includes:
- a CDS encoding efflux RND transporter periplasmic adaptor subunit — its product is MTETSQSQDKRKILRETAKGLGVLLLLVLMMMWLAGAFIDKVEPGAPAAKPQPGAWKTEKVRKRDFPLIIDQVGTVRAHTLAQVSSRIMAQVKEILVREGDVVVGSDAGGSVSGGKKTADKTISKAALQSSKGGAADSGSGTVLARLDDGEILARLRQAEAQIAAMEKAMEVGKSKLTAARAQVNSAQANRDNVLADFKRYQDLYRNQAATGQQLDHAKAQKDMAEAQLQAHEQEVRAAQGEIEGTEARKKQAEAAAAEARVLLGYTLIRAPFTGKVIKKTVDVGDMASPGQTLFIVEGESRPEIHANLSESLLPQLKVGEAMEVHVDALKRTFQGNLREIVPMSDPSTRTVLVKVSLPDDPGLVNGLFGRLRVPYGRYESLVVPMEAVREVGQLVLVEVVDSEGYAQRRFVTLGRRHEGVVEVLSGLKENEEVIVP